A DNA window from Hordeum vulgare subsp. vulgare chromosome 1H, MorexV3_pseudomolecules_assembly, whole genome shotgun sequence contains the following coding sequences:
- the LOC123448314 gene encoding beta-galactosidase 8, which yields MSSAGSFGRLSLLLALSLCSALSSTVHGEASRRFWIEDDAFWKDGAPFQIVGGDVHYFRIVPQYWKDRLLRAKALGLNTIQTYVPWNLHEPEPQSWEFKGFADIESYLRLAQELEMLVMLRVGPYICGEWDLGGFPPWLLTIEPTLKLRSSDSAYLSLVERWWRVLLPKIAPLLYENGGPIIMVQIENEFGSFGDDKNYLHYLVQLARRYLGNDIVLYTTDGGTTNTLKNGAILQDDVFAAVDFSTGDDPWPIFRLQKKYNLPGKSAPLSAEFYTGWLTHWGESIASTAASSTAKALKSILCCNGSAVLYMAHGGTNFGFYNGANTGQNEFEYKADLTSYDYDAPIKEHGDVNNPKYKALRRVIHECTGTPLQPLPADIGRANYGLVKLQKVASFFDIFDKICDPLKVAVSEQPLSMELTGQMFGFLLYVSEYQGKVPYSILSIPKVHDRAQVFVSCSLDGVRNQRYAGVIERWSSKTLQIPTLNCSSNIRLSILVENMGRVNYGPYIFDQKGILSPVEIDGVTLRNWRMYPLSFDLLGNLSKFQPILQITDARASKVSIHSGSQNKLRDLSFYQNGNSEEPEFYEGHFHIDSNSTIKDTFISFRGWNKGVAFVNNFNIGRFWPAMGPQCALYVPAPLLRSGDNIIVIFELHGLNADGTINLVKDPDFTCGPNR from the exons ATGTCCTCCGCCGGAAGCTTCGGGAGGCTCTCTCTTCTCCTCGCGCTGTCGCTGTGCTCCGCGCTCTCCTCCACG GTCCACGGCGAGGCCTCGAGGAGGTTCTGGATCGAGGACGACGCCTTCTGGAAGGACGGGGCGCCGTTCCAGATCGTCGGCGGCGACGTGCACTACTTCCGCATCGTCCCCCAG TACTGGAAAGATCGCCTTTTAAGGGCTAAGGCACTAGGTCTGAACACAATTCAAACATATGTTCCTTGGAATTTGCACGAGCCAGAACCACAGAGCTGGGAATTCAAGGGTTTCGCTGACATTGAATCGTATCTAAGACTTGCTCAAGAATTGGAAATGCTTGTCATGCTTCGTGTAGGTCCTTATATTTGTGGAG AATGGGATTTAGGGGGATTTCCACCATGGTTGCTCACCATAGAGCCAACCCTTAAACTCCGATCATCAGACTCAGCCTATCTTTCCTTG GTGGAGAGATGGTGGAGAGTCTTGCTCCCAAAAATAGCACCACTGTTATACGAGAATGGAGGTCCAATTATCATGGTGCAG ATTGAAAATGAATTTGGTTCATTTGGAGATGACAAGAATTACCTTCATTACCTTGTTCAATTGGCCAGACGATATCTGGGGAATGACATTGTTCT GTATACTACTGATGGGGGCACTACTAATACCTTAAAGAATGGAGCAATTCTTCAAGATGATGTCTTTGCAG CTGTTGATTTTTCTACTGGTGATGATCCATGGCCAATATTCAGATTACAGAAGAAATACAACTTACCGGGAAAATCAGCCCCTTTAAGTGC GGAATTTTATACCGGGTGGCTAACACACTGGGGTGAGAGTATTGCAAGTACAGCTGCCAGCAGCACAGCTAAAGCTCTTAAAAGTATTCTATGCTGCAATGGTTCTGCTGTACTCTAT ATGGCTCATGGAGGGACGAATTTTGGGTTTTACAATGGAGCAAATACTGGCCAAAATGAATTCGAGTACAAAGCAGACCTCACATCTTATGATTAT GATGCGCCAATTAAGGAGCATGGGGACGTGAATAATCCCAAATACAAAG CACTGAGAAGAGTAATACATGAATGCACTGGCACTCCTCTGCAACCACTTCCTGCCGACATTGGAAGAGCAAATTATGGGCTTGTGAAATTACAAAAGGTTGCTTCTTTCTTTGACATATTTGATAAGATCTGTGATCCACTGAAAGTGGCTGTTTCAGAACAGCCTCTGTCTATGGAACTGACAGGCCAG ATGTTTGGGTTTCTACTGTATGTGTCGGAATACCAAGGAAAAGTTCCTTACAGCATCCTATCAATTCCAAAG GTACATGACAGAGCCCAGGTGTTTGTGTCATGCTCACTTGATGGCGTCAGAAATCAAAGATATGCTGGCGTTATTGAAAGATGGTCTAGTAAAACCCTACAGATACCAACCTTAAACTGCTCTTCTAATATCCGCTTATCTATCCTG GTAGAAAATATGGGCCGTGTAAATTATGGGCCATACATTTTTGACCAGAAG GGTATATTATCTCCTGTTGAAATTGATGGTGTTACTCTCCGTAACTGGAGAATGTATCCATTATCATTCGATTTACTGGGCAACCTTTCGAAATTCCAACCGATCCTGCAGATCACTGACGCCAGAGCTAGCAAAGTATCCATTCATAGTGGTTCACAAAATAAGTTACGTGATTTGTCATTCTATCAAAATG GCAATTCAGAAGAGCCAgaattttatgaaggccatttccaCATTGACTCCAATAGCACGATAAAGGATACATTCATATCATTTCGTGGTTGGAACAAAGGGGTTGCTTTTGTGAACAACTTCAACATTGGAAGGTTCTGGCCG GCAATGGGACCACAATGTGCTCTATATGTTCCCGCACCACTGCTCAGATCTGGAGACAACATTATT GTAATCTTCGAACTGCACGGCCTAAATGCTGACGGTACTATCAACTTAGTAAAAGATCCAGATTTCACGTGTGGTCCAAATCGATGA
- the LOC123448307 gene encoding cytosolic sulfotransferase 17-like, translating to MAASPDADDVDMAELPLETRCPPSSLRQYGGFWWPEPILPGVVAARAGFGPRPSDVFLASFPKSGTTWLKALAFATLHRADHPTHSLDHPLRRRNPHDCVEFLEGLFALSPPAIKGGDVLAAHPSPRVIATHIPYSLLPERVTAEGAGCKLVYVCRDPKDALVSMWVFAKKMAAADEDGSPRDAFTIEDAFELFCDGRFPGGPQWAHVSGYWEASRRRPEKVLFLRYEEMLLDPVGKVRKLAEFMGCAFSEDEEAAGVGKDIVELCSIDALRNMEVNKNGTQKYAKNEDYFRKGVAGDWSNHMKPAMAARLDKIVEDALQGSGFTFGAVADGRSMVRN from the coding sequence ATGGCAGCATCTCCCGACGCCGACGACGTCGACATGGCCGAGCTCCCTCTGGAGACGCGGTGCCCACCGTCGTCGCTAAGGCAGTACGGTGGCTTCTGGTGGCCCGAGCCGATCCTGCCGGGAGTCGTGGCCGCGCGCGCGGGGTTCGGGCCGAGGCCGTCCGACGTCTTCCTCGCCAGCTTCCCCAAGTCCGGCACCACCTGGCTCAAGGCGCTCGCCTTCGCCACGCTCCACCGCGCCGACCACCCGACACACAGCCTCGACCATCCGCTCCGCCGCCGTAACCCTCACGACTGCGTCGAGTTCTTGGAGGGGCTCTTCGCGCTCTCCCCGCCGGCCATCAAGGGCGGAGACGTGCTCGCGGCGCACCCTTCGCCGCGCGTCATCGCCACCCACATCCCCTACTCCCTCCTGCCGGAGCGCGTGACCGCGGAGGGCGCCGGATGCAAGCTCGTGTACGTCTGCCGCGACCCCAAGGACGCGCTCGTCTCCATGTGGGTATTCGCCAAGAAGATGGCTGCCGCCGACGAGGACGGCAGCCCCCGGGACGCGTTCACGATCGAGGACGCGTTCGAGCTCTTCTGCGACGGCCGCTTCCCCGGCGGCCCGCAGTGGGCCCACGTCTCGGGCTACTGGGAGGCGAGCCGGAGGCGGCCGGAGAAGGTGCTCTTCCTCCGGTACGAGGAGATGCTACTGGACCCGGTCGGCAAGGTGAGGAAGCTGGCGGAGTTCATGGGGTGCGCGTTCTCCGAGGACGAGGAGGCGGCGGGTGTTGGGAAGGACATCGTGGAGCTGTGCAGCATCGATGCTCTCAGAAACATGGAGGTGAACAAGAACGGCACGCAAAAGTACGCCAAGAACGAGGACTACTTCCGGAAGGGGGTTGCCGGGGACTGGAGCAACCACATGAAGCCGGCGATGGCCGCGCGGCTGGACAAGATCGTCGAGGACGCGCTGCAAGGGTCGGGGTTCACGTTCGGCGCGGTGGCCGACGGACGATCCATGGTCAGAAACTAG
- the LOC123448296 gene encoding cytosolic sulfotransferase 5-like, translating into MYNARERYQMQESMAASGDDDMTELAISSLPLETRCPPYPLRQHGGFWFSEPFLPAVAAARARFEARTSDVLLASFPKSGTTWLKALAFATLHRTDNPTLSLDHPLRRRNPHDCVEFLEEAFASLSPEDSGGDVLAGLPSPRLLATHLPYTHLPKSVTAAEGTGCKIVYICRDPKDALVSKWLFTKKKLAFAAVDDNPPKPYPIDEMFELFCDGRCTCGPQWHHVLGYWEASRRQPEKVLFLRYEEMLRDPAGSVRKLAEFMGCAFSGEEEAAGVAEDVVELCSMDTLKNMEVNKNGTQNYVKNEAFFRKGVVGDWSNHMTPAMAARLDKIVEDALQGSGFAFGATAESA; encoded by the coding sequence ATGTACAATGCCAGAGAGAGGTACCAAATGCAGGAATCAATGGCCGCGTCGGGAGACGACGACATGACCGAGCTGGCGATCTCCTCGCTCCCGCTCGAGACGCGGTGCCCGCCGTACCCGCTCAGGCAGCACGGCGGCTTCTGGTTCTCCGAGCCGTTCCTCCCGGCCGTCGCGGCCGCCCGCGCGCGATTCGAGGCAAGGACGTCCGACGTCCTCCTCGCCAGCTTCCCCAAGTCCGGCACCACCTGGCTCAAGGCGCTCGCCTTCGCCACGCTCCACCGCACCGACAACCCGACACTCAGCCTCGACCATCCGCTCCGCCGCCGTAACCCTCACGACTGCGTCGAGTTCCTCGAGGAGGCCTTCGCGTCATTGTCGCCGGAGGACAGCGGCGGCGACGTGCTCGCGGGGCTGCCTTCGCCGCGCCTGCTCGCCACCCACCTGCCTTACACCCATCTGCCGAAGAGTGTCACGGCGGCCGAGGGCACCGGGTGCAAGATCGTGTACAtctgccgtgaccccaaggacgcGCTCGTCTCCAAGTGGCTATTCACCAAGAAGAAATTGGCGTTCGCGGCGGTTGACGACAACCCGCCCAAGCCATACCCCATCGATGAGATGTTCGAGCTCTTCTGCGACGGCCGATGCACCTGCGGCCCGCAATGGCACCATGTCCTCGGCTACTGGGAGGCGAGCAGGAGGCAGCCAGAGAAGGTGCTCTTCCTCCGGTACGAGGAGATGCTCCGGGACCCGGCGGGCAGCGTGAGGAAGCTGGCGGAGTTCATGGGGTGCGCGttctccggcgaggaagaggcggcGGGGGTCGCGGAGGACGTCGTGGAGCTGTGCAGCATGGACACTCTTAAGAACATGGAGGTGAATAAGAATGGCACGCAAAACTACGTGAAGAATGAGGCTTTCTTCCGGAAGGGGGTGGTCGGGGACTGGAGCAACCACATGACACCGGCGATGGCGGCGCGCCTGGACAAGATTGTTGAGGATGCCCTGCAAGGGTCGGGGTTCGCCTTTGGCGCTACCGCCGAGTCCGCCTGA